The Leptodactylus fuscus isolate aLepFus1 chromosome 1, aLepFus1.hap2, whole genome shotgun sequence nucleotide sequence CCCTCGCACTGTCAATCACACTGGAGTGGACATGACCGGAGAGCAGCTCCATCTCCATTTGTCTACAATGCATAAGATTTACATAGTGAGGATATTACTATTAATATTCTATATAATACATCAAAGGGGCAGAAACGGCGTTTTAGGGAGTATTTACCCCAAATGCCAAAAGGAACAAATACATAGGAGTCAATGAGTTGTCATTGTCTATAAAGGAGTGCAATGGGTTTTCCTATTATTGAAATGTTTTCtctatctacaggataggggaTGAATATCTGATCACATCTGGTCCCGCAAACAGTCAGAACAGGCGTCTTCTATGTGACTAGCTCACAGGGGTTGGACCCCCATGTGTcagtatcctgtggataggggatataaGGTTTTAGGACCCACCTCTACCCTATACTGCCCTCAGATAGGGGAACATACAAGACCTGGCAGATCCTAATCTTATGCCTGATCTGTGATATCTGATATGGGGATGATAGGAAAGGAATCTATACTGATACAGTCATGGGGATGTTACGTGACCCTGCCCAGGATCAAATTTACTTGTATAATGTTTTAGGGGTAAATGTTCTTTAAAATAAACCCCTTTGATATAATGCTTAGCCTTTGAATAACATTGACCcatcaaatttactataactcagagCAGAACACTGGCATGAATTATACCATTAGTCCCTATCATTAGTCCCTACCATTAGTCCCCGTCATAGATCTCATCTCTGGTGCAGGGGCCTCCCTCTGATGTGCCAAAAGGCCgaagcctcttaattctggctcATCTTGCTCCAATGCCCCAACGTGTGCCTTTTACATGGTGTCACCTGTTGTTAACCATATAGCAATGTGGACGTCCACCTACAGAGCTGAATGCAGGACGGgcatgctcagtcactctccACAAAGCATGCTGTCTACATAGAGACCCTTTGTTCAGGGCAGAATAGTCAATAAATCTCCCCCTGCACTGGAGCTAGtagatatataatagatataGTATTCCTCCTTCCATCATCTGCACTGGAGCGAACAGAAAACCACGGTGTGTCTATCCGCGTGTCCACCAGCTATCAGCTCTGGAGGTGGACGTATACATTGCTATAcactttgaacaccaggtggcgccatatTATGTaagtatcttatcttattcaaCCATTATTTAATTTTTGGGATCTATCCAATGAACATGACTTTTCCAGGTGGGACAAGCCCTTGAAGTAACCCCTTCTGTTCCTTCTACTGGTTTTGAGTTCCAAGTCATTTTCCTTTCCATTCACACCTAAAGCAACAGGACAATTCTTCTGGTCCCTTCTGGAAATCTATCTGCTGTTACTTGCACTTCATAGACATTCATGTCTTCAGAGCCCGCACAACGTCCTGCGCCTTGTAAAGTTCCCCAAAAGAAGTCAGAATTGTGCGCCAATGGAGAATAATACAGTAACGTGATGAAGCCATTCCTCAATATAAAGTGACACGAACGTCTAATCTCTTTACAAATATGTGTAAAAGTGGAGCTTCCCTTTAAATATGGAACCTAGAGGACAAGTGTCATATTCTGTATGCTAAATCAGTATATATTAGAGACTGGACGTGTTTCTGGACATTTTCTTCTTCCCCTGCAGACTGGATACAGTTGGAAATTGGCGTTGAAGGCCGATGTATAACCACAATGTGaagagtgctgtgtatatatgagtgtattagactatatggcggtatacgaGCTGAGCCTAGTATGTATATCATGTACTGACGGCCGTGTATCAGGGATCTGCTCCCGGATGTTCATGTTATACAGTCTGCATGCTTCACTCATTACCCACAATCCCCAGCTTACTGGACGCTGAGTGACCGTGGCTTTATACGGAGGTGACAGATGTGTCTCCAGCATGTGAATGTGACCATAAATATCTGGAATCATTGCTGTGCTCGGCCGAGAGATGGTGTCATTTATTTCTCTGAAATGCCTGGATTTTATTATATTTGGGATGATGCGACTACATTAGCAATGGCGGGCGGCCCGCTCACCAGACACAGCTGATCACTAATTCCTGCACGTTCTATGACATGCTACAGtgccatgcaaaagttttaggtaggcgtgggggaaaaaaaaatactgcatagtaagaatgttttcagaaatagaagtgttaatagtttagtgTTCAATGAAGAAAAGGTAAAATCAAACAACATCAATATTTGTGGTGACCTCTgtttagaggaggagtcctggaagtgatgatacggcccccaccgagccctgatctcatcatcttccagtctgtctgggatacatgaagagacagaaggattggagcaagccgatATCTAAATTAGATCCGTGCTTAATTCTCCAAGATGgccggaacaacctccctgccgagctccttcaaaaactgtctgcaagtgtatctagaagaactgatggaaggcaaaggagggtcacaacaaatattgaGATGTAGATTTCACTTAATTTAGTAAATTGACAAAAACAGACTATTAACGCTTGGAAGCATTCttacctgcctaaaacctttgcacattaTTGTTTATTGCAAAATTGTATCGTGGCAGGCAATGTGCGGGGAGATATTCACTGCTTTAAGGAAAGGATATACTCATAGACACGGAGTCAGGTGGAGCACGCAACACATTGTTATGTCAGAGTTGTTTGGGATTCAACAGGGGAAAAAAACTCTGCACCCCTGGCCataagagcagaggcaaccagaGATTacacttagggcttgttcacatgggatAAGAGGGGCgcattttggcgctgaatccatatcataatccaccccctcacaatagaggtctatgcagcgAGCTGCCCTTGCTTCAgccggattccacggctgattcagctccTGCaacgcctcgtggcagcaccctcgggactaggcacattcatttgagcctactccggaacgggaagccgcgactgtcagaagctgcgacggtcgtggcaggtgcattttggccctatatATCTAGAATGAGTGCGTGAGCAGCGCAGGGCCCGGtaagtaaacaatactgggagctgcctGCCATGGGAAACATCTGATCTGCAGCATCCTAGCAGTCTAGCAGTGGGGTTgcaacacccagggcccctgctgatcagctgtttggggggACCATGGTGCTTTCGTGAGTGCCCTTACCCCATTACTACTGACATTGCACAGGAACTGTTTTTTGATGACTGTGCAATGTAATTTCAGCCTGTAATAAtgtcacgtctgctataaaacagatggcttgtgatgtaaatagtgagaggggctcacacagtataacatgctcctccCACAGagatcctacacagtataacatgctcctccCACAGagatcctacacagtataacatgctcctccTACAGagatcctacacagtataatatgctcctcccaCAGagatcctacacagtataacatgctcctccCACAGagatcctacacagtataacatgctcctccCACAGagatcctacacagtataacatgctcctccCACAGagatcctacacagtataatatgctcctcccaCAGagatcctacacagtataacatgctcctagTGCACGTCCCCCCAaggtggccccacacaatataatatggtcCCAAGAGTGGccctacaaagtataatatgctcccccccAGTACAATATGATCTTAAAGCCTCAAGCCGCTTCAGGAAAACCTTATAAAATTAGTTTCAATGAATATTTTTGAGGTTTGGCAATCCGGTTCATTTTAGTGCCATTATTGTACCCCAGGATCTcctcagtccccagagtataataagtagaggtccaggggaggtgagtaaaaataacaaacacttatactcaccctgccttacctctccttggcatcCTCTCTCAGTTTGGCTTTCTCTATCGTCCTCCAAGTCCTCTCCAGGCTGTGACTGTGGTCATGCACCCtatgggtcaccactgaggcctgtgattggggcgAGCCAGTGCAATGATATCAGCACACCCAACAAGACTgctcaggcctgtgattgggggaACGTGATGCCAGTCAAAGGCCAGAACAGCCACAAGGGAATATTGGGGAATTACAGACTTCTCTTGGGCAGGCTTCTAATAGAAAGGGACAGCGGCATGTACATGCATCACGTGACGCCAGGCCCAGCGTCCATTGACGGCACTGTCCACAGGTAGTGGAGATGAGTGCTGAGATAGCGGTTGTGGATCCAGGCTGTAATACATAGGACACGGACACCTAGTAGGATTTTGTACAGCTGCACCTGAAGTCAATTTTGGTTATTTTAGGGTTCTGTACAGACGATCTAGCAGTGTTCAGGactcatgtctatagaagtctataaggATGTGACATTAGCCCCTTTTACTTATGCCTATGTGTATGGACAGCACAGACTAGCAGTGTCCCGCTTCCTCATTACCTCAAGCTTTCACTGGGTACAACAGTCCAGGTCAGTGCAGTACATGTCATGTCAAAAACAAGATCAGATCCGTCAGGTGAACACAATAAACACTGGCAAACCATTCTTTGACGTGGTCTAAATTTCAGACGCCAGACGCATAGAGAATAGTAATATTCAGGTAAGGTGGAAACTAGAGATGGGCTAACCTATCAAAATTTGGTTCTGGTTTGGGTTCTTTGGTTCTGAGCAAAAGCTCGAGTTCGGTCCAAACCGGATGTGCAAATGAAGGGATTTAAAAAGTTAGGTAAGACACTCTAAGGGGGCAAATGTCAAAATGACAGCAGCAGATATATATGGCGGATGGAGCCTGTGCTCAGTTGGGAACGcctttcctcacagtagcgcctatagtgctgtactgtgagagcggtgaggaacgcccccccagtgctcgtctatggacgaatactatcaggagaggggggggggtcctcaccgctctcacaatacagtactataggcgctactgtgaggaaaggCGTTCCCGACTTacggtgaagagttacggtaacggcaccaatagctcttcacccgggacacaggacatgaaagccaacagtgcgctgaattcagtgcggtgtataataccgcatgtgccgcaagtggtgaaaggtcctctttaataatagaCATCCGTGTAGGAAAATAAGCCAAAATCTACAGCGAAAAAAGGCACAAGCTCATCCATTTTCCACTCGTGAAGTAATCCAAGAAAACAAGACCATAGTCCATGACTATACAGTAAAGCGTAGCACTAAATACTGTTACTAGAGcaaaggagaagctcaggcaagatggcggcTCAGTAAttgtgtacagaaaatagaataaaaaaatgctCCAGTCAGAAAAAAATCCAGATCTAGTGATCTATTTCTATATTATAAGGAATGAGGGGTCAAGAAAAACAATCTGAAAAAAGTGGTAGAGAAGACGTATCATAACTGGTGCCGTAGTAACAAATTAGGCCGTGGTTTTAATTTTTGAAAGTGCcggttcaaattttttttttaaaatgaatcaACTTTATTGTTtttaaatgcagaaaaaaatgcatcataataatatgtgtgtgtgaaccaagcctgaaaACGGCCACACATCGGGTCACCTGTGTATTAGCGGCAGTCTTATTCtcagggtacattcacacatggcgctgtttttgccacaatgaCTTGGGTGAAGAACACAGGCTGAAaattagactcccattgacttcaatgagattatttttacatgtgtaaaaaaaattctcccttctgctcaatccactcttggctttggctcaaaaaatgttgtaaaatctgtaagggccccttcacacggcgtaagcgcgccgctcatttagacacgtatacatgtgtctgagcgcggcgcttcaaaacagagcccattgatttcaatgggaagtgtgcGTCTATGCCGATACATGCAcgtttcccattgaaatcaatggtctcCGTTTTGAAAcgccgcactcggacacgtgtatacgtttctaaatgagcggcgcgattacgccgtgtgaaggggccctaacaataAACAGCAGTGTTTCCACAACGAGGGGCTTTAGCCTGAATCCCCTGCAGACACATCCCTGCCACACCCTGATTGCCAATCAAGTCATCCCCTATATAATCAAGCACCTGGGCTATGCTGTTGGCCAGACATTATGGCTAGCTTCACAGAAGAGGCAATGGATAACTACATGTATTCCGCGTATAATCCTTACTCCTACAGGTACCTTAATCCTAAAAATAAGGGGATGAACTGGAGGCAGAAGAGCTACTTCTCCAACTATGGGGACAGCGGAGAATATTTCGATAACTACCAAAGAGCTCAGTTGAAGGCTATCCTGTCTCAGGTAAACCCCAACCTTACCCCAAGGCTGAGAAAAGCAAATACCAGAGACGTTGGCATCCAGGTCAATCCCAGACAGGACGCCTCTGTCCAATGCTCTTTGGGCCCAAGAACTCTAATAAGGAGGAGGACAGGAACCGCCAGAAGACCTCAGCAGGTTCCTTCAGACCAGGGAAGTCCTGCCTCCCCCACCAAGACCGTACGCTTCCCCAGAACTATAGCCGTGTACTCTCCTATGGCTACTGGGAGAACCTTACAGGAGCAGAAAGAAGAAGCCTCACAGATAACGGAAGAGGCTGCAAAAGATGACGTCCCTACAGAAGAAGGTGATCTAGAGGGCAAGAAAGATGAGGCCACGGAAGCCAAAAAAGAGGGAGAAGATGAGGCCTCACCTGGGCAGACCAGACTAAGATTTCAGGTAAGTAGCTTCTCCTCCCTGGTGTAACAATCCCAAATACTAAGACCATGTTGCCATGAATGTGTTAGCTGTAGCTGCAGAATCCCATGTATGGTGCACTGAGAGTTTATAACCCATTTATTATAACTATGATAAAACTACAAAGTGGAAATACAGAAATGTAACTGGTTTGGGTCAGAAAATCTGTAGCGGTCTCCCAGTAAGTGCCAGCTCTTATACAGGGGTAGCTGGACCCTAAAACCTAACATAAGCAGGCGtataaagggggttgtccagggggTTGTCTCGCCTGATCTGGCAGCTTCTTGATAATGGACCCAGGATTTGAGACCAGGCCAGAACCTCTTGGCCTTGTTCCATCCCCTGGGTCGCTCCTCCCCTCATGTTGCAGGTAATTCCCTGGGGGTCAGAGCATTGCTTCTGGGATCCAGAGTCCACCAGAACAGGTAAGGGAATCTAAATCTCCTGATAACCACTTTAAATGGAGGCCAAGTTCGGCTGGGTTTACAAGGCGGGTTTTTTCCTGATCTCCATGTGGTTTTTATATTCATAGCACAGTATTCCCCAGTATATTAATGGCCAGTAAACAGAGGCTTTTAGTGACCTTTGTCATACAGGTGACATGCGGAGTAATTTGTGCTAGTTATTGCTGCAGATATAAACTGCAGGCAGCTATTCTGTACAAGTCATGTAAACTCTCCTCTAGTCCTTATTCACACTTGTCACCACTTAGTGCAACTTGTTGATCAAAGTTAGACCAGGTCAGTAACTAAAacactggggcaacatggtggctctgtg carries:
- the ZAR1 gene encoding zygote arrest protein 1 → MASFTEEAMDNYMYSAYNPYSYRYLNPKNKGMNWRQKSYFSNYGDSGEYFDNYQRAQLKAILSQVNPNLTPRLRKANTRDVGIQVNPRQDASVQCSLGPRTLIRRRTGTARRPQQVPSDQGSPASPTKTVRFPRTIAVYSPMATGRTLQEQKEEASQITEEAAKDDVPTEEGDLEGKKDEATEAKKEGEDEASPGQTRLRFQFLEQKYGYYHCKDCNIRWESAYVWCVQGTNKVYFKQFCRTCQKSFNPYRVEDIMCQSCKQTRCICPVKVRHVDPKRPHRQDLCGRCKGKRLSCDSTFSFKYII